A genomic segment from Deltaproteobacteria bacterium encodes:
- a CDS encoding pseudouridine synthase — protein MERLQRIIAHAGLASRRQAEQWILEGRVTVNGERVQELGTKADAARDSIRVNGRMLRPAPARACLAFHKPAGVITTMRDTEGRPAVADYLRFAGYSPGVVPAGRLDYATSGLLLLTNDGDLAHRLTHPRYGVPKTYEVKLSSMPSEVQLERLRHGVRLDDGVTAPAAVRVARRLKQKVWLRVELREGRNREIRRMVEAVGQTVERLVRVRFGPIALGTLESGAIRPLTGEEETRLRRAVGLATPETAAPRKGKRYTRDERS, from the coding sequence GTGGAACGGCTTCAGCGGATCATTGCCCACGCGGGCCTCGCCTCCCGCCGCCAGGCGGAACAGTGGATTCTCGAAGGCCGCGTGACGGTCAACGGGGAACGGGTCCAGGAACTGGGCACCAAGGCGGACGCCGCCCGGGACAGCATCCGGGTCAACGGACGGATGCTGCGGCCCGCGCCGGCGCGGGCCTGTCTTGCCTTCCACAAGCCCGCCGGCGTCATCACCACCATGCGCGACACCGAGGGGCGGCCCGCGGTGGCCGATTACCTGCGCTTCGCGGGTTACAGTCCGGGTGTCGTTCCCGCGGGCCGTCTGGACTATGCCACGTCGGGTCTGTTGCTGCTCACCAACGACGGCGACCTGGCCCATCGCCTCACCCATCCTCGTTACGGCGTACCCAAGACCTACGAGGTGAAGCTGAGCAGCATGCCGTCGGAAGTGCAACTGGAAAGGCTCCGCCACGGGGTACGGCTGGACGACGGCGTGACCGCGCCGGCGGCGGTGAGGGTGGCGCGGCGCCTCAAGCAGAAGGTGTGGCTCCGGGTGGAGTTGCGTGAGGGACGCAACCGGGAGATCCGCCGGATGGTGGAAGCGGTGGGCCAGACCGTGGAGCGGCTCGTGCGCGTCCGCTTCGGTCCCATTGCCCTCGGTACTCTGGAGAGCGGCGCGATCAGGCCGCTCACCGGCGAGGAGGAGACGCGCTTGAGGCGTGCCGTGGGGCTGGCGACGCCGGAAACGGCCGCGCCCCGGAAGGGTAAGCGCTACACTCGCGACGAACGGAGTTGA
- a CDS encoding NUDIX hydrolase, with protein sequence MATHDHHHGHHHHGGARYRFCPRCAGSLSPRTLKENEPERLVCDKCSFIFYQDPKVVAGAVCVLDGGVVLLRRGIEPAMGKWVFPGGYVDRGESTADAAVRETREESRLEVVPRSLLGVYSYPGNPNVIIVYVADVVGGTLAAGDESTEAGVFPPGRIPWDELGFHSTVEALKDFGRLYWAE encoded by the coding sequence ATGGCGACCCACGACCACCACCACGGGCATCACCACCACGGCGGCGCCCGCTACCGCTTCTGCCCGCGTTGCGCCGGGAGCTTGTCGCCGCGCACCCTCAAGGAGAACGAGCCCGAGCGGCTCGTGTGCGACAAGTGCTCCTTCATCTTCTACCAGGACCCCAAGGTCGTGGCCGGTGCGGTCTGTGTGCTCGACGGCGGCGTCGTGCTGCTGCGCCGCGGCATCGAGCCCGCCATGGGCAAGTGGGTCTTCCCGGGGGGCTACGTCGACCGCGGTGAAAGCACCGCCGACGCGGCCGTGCGCGAGACTCGGGAGGAGAGCCGCCTGGAGGTGGTGCCCCGGTCGCTCCTGGGGGTCTATTCCTACCCCGGGAATCCCAACGTCATCATCGTCTACGTGGCGGACGTCGTCGGCGGCACCCTCGCCGCGGGTGACGAGAGCACCGAGGCCGGCGTGTTCCCGCCCGGGCGCATACCCTGGGACGAACTCGGCTTCCACAGCACCGTCGAAGCTCTCAAGGATTTCGGCCGTCTTTATTGGGCGGAATAA
- a CDS encoding redoxin domain-containing protein, producing MPSVGEKAPAFSLPVSRDEKVSLDDYAGKKNVVLAFYPLDFTGGUQRELSNFEADKSSFEAKDAQVLSVSVDSVFAHQAFAEKMGGISFPMLSDFWPHGEVCEQYDCLRPQGFPKRAVFIIDKEGTVRYAQLYEGGIPENKDLLAELDKL from the coding sequence ATGCCAAGTGTAGGGGAGAAGGCCCCCGCCTTCAGCCTGCCGGTGTCCCGGGACGAGAAGGTGTCCCTGGACGACTACGCGGGCAAGAAGAACGTCGTGTTGGCGTTCTATCCGCTGGATTTTACCGGCGGCTGACAGAGGGAATTGAGCAACTTCGAGGCTGACAAGAGCAGCTTCGAGGCCAAAGACGCTCAGGTACTGAGCGTAAGCGTGGATTCGGTTTTCGCCCACCAGGCGTTCGCGGAGAAGATGGGCGGCATCAGCTTCCCGATGCTCTCCGATTTCTGGCCCCACGGGGAGGTGTGCGAGCAGTACGACTGCCTGCGCCCCCAGGGCTTTCCCAAGCGGGCGGTTTTCATCATCGACAAAGAGGGAACCGTGCGTTACGCCCAGCTCTACGAGGGCGGCATTCCCGAGAACAAGGACCTGTTGGCGGAACTCGACAAGCTGTAG